The following are encoded together in the Girardinichthys multiradiatus isolate DD_20200921_A chromosome X, DD_fGirMul_XY1, whole genome shotgun sequence genome:
- the LOC124863170 gene encoding small integral membrane protein 22-like, with amino-acid sequence MGQKNVQQDIGDQFNDVISRLQSKQLFQSDWDIASFAVFFIFIGVILTLVILVLIRCWCCCCCDDEKPRRRKVGIENYGLEP; translated from the exons ATGGGTCAGAAAAACGTCCAGCAAGATATCGGGGACCAGTTTAATGATGTGATCTCCAGACTGCAGTCAAAGCAGTTGTTCCAGTCTGACTGGGACATTGCTTCTTTTGCTGTCTTCTTCATCTTCATTG GTGTGATTCTCACTCTGGTCATCCTGGTCCTCATCCgctgctggtgctgctgctgttgtgatGATGAAAAG CCCCGCAGAAGAAAGGTGGGCATAGAGAACTATGGTCTGGAACCCTGA